A stretch of Brassica rapa cultivar Chiifu-401-42 chromosome A08, CAAS_Brap_v3.01, whole genome shotgun sequence DNA encodes these proteins:
- the LOC103836500 gene encoding calmodulin-like protein 7, whose product MDPTELKRVFQMFDKNGDGSITNKELSETLRTLGIYIPDKELTQMIEKIDVNGDGCVDIDEFKELYKTIMEGEEEEEEDMKEAFNVFDQNGDGFITVDELKAVLSSLGLKQGKTLDDCKKMIMQVDGDGDGRVNFKEFRQMMKGGGFSALG is encoded by the coding sequence ATGGACCCAACAGAGCTCAAACGCGTGTTCCAAATGTTCGACAAGAACGGTGACGGTTCCATCACGAATAAAGAGCTGAGCGAGACGCTGAGAACCCTCGGGATCTACATCCCCGACAAGGAGCTGACGCAAATGATCGAGAAGATAGACGTGAACGGCGACGGGTGCGTGGACATAGACGAGTTCAAGGAGCTTTACAAGACGATCATGGAaggggaagaggaagaagaagaggacatGAAGGAGGCGTTCAATGTGTTTGATCAGAACGGAGATGGGTTTATAACGGTGGATGAGTTGAAGGCGGTTTTGTCATCCTTGGGGCTCAAGCAAGGGAAGACGTTGGATGATTGTAAGAAGATGATTATGCAAGTGGATGGAGATGGTGATGGTAGAGTTAATTTCAAGGAGTTTAGACAAATGATGAAAGGTGGTGGTTTTAGCGCTTTGGgctaa
- the LOC103836499 gene encoding uncharacterized protein LOC103836499, with the protein MGREKSPGLKILWVWTLGTAAILVASVVRTRMHDMESMMNQEQAPKQTHHLTAAPSDVTVLPDSDREIAKELK; encoded by the exons ATGGGAAGAGAAAAGAGTCCTGGCTTGAAGATTCTATGGGTCTGGACTCTCGGCACTGCTGCTA TATTGGTGGCTAGTGTTGTACGCACAAGAATGCATGACATGGAGTCTATGATGAACCAGGAACAAGCACCCAAACAAACCCACCACTTAACTGCAGCTCCTTCGGATGTAACAGTTTTGCCTGACTCAGATCGAGAAATTGCCAAAGAACTCAAATGA